One part of the Lycium ferocissimum isolate CSIRO_LF1 chromosome 8, AGI_CSIRO_Lferr_CH_V1, whole genome shotgun sequence genome encodes these proteins:
- the LOC132067738 gene encoding phosphate transporter PHO1 homolog 1, which translates to MVKFTKQFEGQLVPEWKEAFVDYWQLKKDLKKIHLLNNNGSTNNVDNTKKECSFSRTLVSSLRKLPLFGPQRREHGVIQVHRKLGQTLSKGDLYETELLEQFADTEAAAEFFALLDLQLNKVNQFFRTKEKEFVERGDCLKKQMEILIELKAALIKQHHEKGTSSGQNTKEDESISGTISCDEESNRDRTGQEQDIENSIDQVIINSPRSNEVENSTNIKREDNKSKSLSERVNNCPGKSLKIHIPLTNPTRTFSAITYLLRDDIMINQSSKKRGLDGRKRLHINRTKLKDAEKMIRGAFIELYKGLGYLKTYRNLNMLAFVKILKKFDKVTNKQVLPIYLRVVESSYFNSSDKALKLADDVEEIFIKHFAEDDKKKAMKYLKPRQKKESHAVTFFIGLFTGCFLALFVGYVIMAHITGLYRPKSDTIYMETVYPVLSMFSLMFLHFFLYGCNIFMWRKTRINYSFIFELAQTKELKYRDVYLICTVLMSAVVGVLFLHLTFVAKGYSYNQIQAIPGLLLLVFIMLLVCPLNIIYKSSRYRFICVIRNIIFSPMYKVVMLDFFMADQLCSQVPMLRNLEYVACYYITGSYKNQDYGYCMRTKYYRDLAYAVSFLPYYWRAMQCARRWFDEGHKSHLVNLGKYVSAMLAAGAKVAYEKEKNLGWLCLVIVMSSAATLYQLYWDFVKDWGLLQCHSKNPWLRNELMLRRKFIYYFSMGLNLVLRLAWLQTVLHYNFGSVDYRLTGLFLAALEVIRRGQWNFYRLENEHLNNAGKFRAVKTVPLPFHEVDEQD; encoded by the exons atggtgaaatTCACTAAACAATTTGAAGGACAACTAGTTCCTGAGTGGAAAGAAGCCTTTGTTGATTATTGGCAACTCAAAAAAGACCTCAAGAAAATCCATCTTCTCAACAATAATGGAAGTACTAACAATGTCGATAACACGAAGAAAGAGTGTTCTTTTTCGCGTACCCTCGTTTCATCTCTTAGGAAATTGCCTTTGTTTGGACCTCAACGTCGCGAACATGGGGTCATTCAA GTTCACAGGAAGCTTGGGCAGACGTTGAGTAAGGGGGATTTGTACGAGACtgaattgttggagcaattTGCTGATACTGAGGCTGCTGCTGAGTTTTTCGCGCTTTTGGACCTTCAACTTAACAAGGTGAACCAATTTTTTCGGACGAAAGAGAAAGAGTTTGTAGAAAGAGGGGACTGTTTGAAGAAGCAAATGGAGATTCTCATTGAGCTTAAAGCTGCATTGATCAAACAACATCATGAAAAAGGAACTTCTTCAGGCCAAAACACCAAAGAGGATGAGTCGATTTCAGGCACCATTTCTTGTG ATGAAGAGTCCAACAGAGACAGGACAGGGCAAGAACAGGATATTGAGAACTCAATAGATCAAGTGATAATAAACTCTCCAAGATCAAATGAAGTAGAAAATTCAACTAATATCAAGAGGGAAGACAACAAATCGAAGAGTTTGTCCGAACGTGTGAATAATTGCCCGGGGAAAAGCTTAAAGATTCACATTCCCCTAACGAATCCAACACGAACATTCTCAGCTATCACTTATTTGCTTAGGGATGATATTATGATCAATCAATCTTCCAAGAAACGTGGCCTTGATGGACGAAAAAGATTGCACATCAACAGAACGAAGCTAAAAGACGCGGAGAAGATGATTAGGGGAGCCTTTATTGAGCTCTACAAGGGACTAGGATACCTTAAAACTTATCG GAACTTGAACATGCTTGCTTTTGTAAAGATCTTGAAGAAATTTGACAAA GTTACAAACAAACAAGTTCTTCCTATTTATTTAAGAGTTGTGGAGAGCTCCTACTTCAACAGCTCAGACAAG GCTTTGAAGTTGGCTGATGATGTTGAGGAGATTTTCATCAAACACTTTGCTGAAGATGATAAAAAGAAAGCTATGAAATACCTAAAGCCTAGACAGAAAAAAGAGTCTCATGCAGTTACCTTTTTCATTG GTTTATTCACAGGATGTTTCCTAGCGCTTTTCGTTGGATATGTGATCATGGCTCATATTACAGGACTATATAGACCTAAATCTGATACAATTTACATGGAAACTGTCTATCCTGTACTTAG CATGTTCAGCTTAATGTTCTTGCACTTCTTTCTATATGGATGCAACATATTTATGTGGCGAAAGACTCGTATAAACTATAGCTTCATCTTTGAGCTAGCCCAAACTAAGGAACTCAAGTATAGAGATGTGTACCTGATATGTACTGTGTTGATGTCTGCTGTTGTCGGGgtcctttttcttcatcttaCATTCGTGGCGAAAGGGTATTCTTATAATCAAATTCAAGCAATTCCTGGCCTCCTATTATTG GTCTTCATTATGCTGCTGGTGTGCCCATTAAACATCATATACAAATCAAGCCGTTACCGATTCATTTGTGTGATAAGGAACATCATATTTTCACCTATGTATAAGGTCGTCATGTTAGACTTCTTCATGGCTGATCAACTTTGTAGCCAG GTTCCAATGCTCAGAAACCTTGAATATGTTGCATGCTACTATATAACTGGAAGCTACAAAAATCAAGATTATGGATACTGTATGAGGACAAAATATTATAGGGACCTTGCTTATGCAGTTTCTTTCTTGCCATATTACTGGAGAGCTATGCAG TGTGCACGAAGATGGTTCGACGAAGGACACAAAAGCCACCTAGTCAACTTAGGAAAGTATGTGTCTGCAATGTTGGCTGCTGGTGCCAAAGTtgcatatgaaaaagaaaagaatttgggATGGCTTTGCTTAGTTATAGTCATGTCAAGTGCTGCAACTTTGTATCAATTGTACTGGGATTTTGTTAAAGATTGGGGCTTACTCCAATGTCATTCCAAGAATCCATGGCTAAGGAATGAATTGATGCTTCGGCGAAAATTTATTTACTACTTCTCCATG GGATTGAACCTTGTTCTGAGGCTAGCATGGTTACAAACAGTACTTCATTACAATTTTGGAAGTGTAGACTACAGATTAACTGGGCTATTTTTAGCAGCCCTTGAAGTAATCAGGAGAGGACAGTGGAATTTTTACAG GTTGGAGAATGAGCATCTAAATAATGCAGGCAAATTTAGAGCTGTTAAGACAGTGCCACTTCCATTTCATGAAGTAGATGAACAAGATTGA